One stretch of Cyclopterus lumpus isolate fCycLum1 chromosome 10, fCycLum1.pri, whole genome shotgun sequence DNA includes these proteins:
- the drd1a gene encoding D(1) dopamine receptor has product MDLMNLTTVIDTGFLDEAPSSRVLTGCFLSLLILTTLLGNTLVCAAVTKFRHLRSKVTNFFVISLAVSDLLVAILVMPWKAVTEIAGFWPFGSFCDTWVAFDIMCSTASILNLCVISLDRYWAISSPFRYERKMTPKVAYVMISVAWTLSVLISFIPVQLNWHKAQTKSYTALTGSSGSSGFNATSYRRPENCDSSLNRTYAISTSLISFYIPVAIMVATYTQIYRIAHRQIRRISALERAAESAKNRHDSMGGASSIAESESSFKMTFKRETKVLKTLSVIMGVFVCCWLPFFILNCMVPFCEQSSGGEAFPCISPTTFDVFVWFGWANSSLNPIIYAFNADFRKAFSILLGCHKLYPGGHNIETVSLNKK; this is encoded by the coding sequence ATGGATCTCATGAACCTTACAACTGTCATCGACACTGGGTTTTTGGACGAGGCTCCGTCCAGCCGCGTCCTGACCGGCTGTTTCCTGTCGCTGCTCATCCTCACTACCTTGCTGGGAAACACGCTGGTCTGTGCCGCCGTCACCAAGTTTCGGCATCTGCGCTCCAAAGTGACCAACTTTTTTGTGATCTCGCTGGCCGTGTCGGACCTCTTGGTTGCCATCTTGGTGATGCCGTGGAAGGCGGTAACAGAGATCGCCGGGTTCTGGCCGTTCGGCTCCTTCTGTGACACCTGGGTGGCTTTTGACATTATGTGCTCCACGGCGTCCATTTTGAACCTTTGTGTGATAAGCTTGGACCGCTACTGGGCTATCTCCAGCCCCTTTCGCTATGAGAGGAAGATGACACCCAAAGTGGCCTATGTGATGATCAGTGTGGCCTGGACGCTGTCTGTGCTAATTTCCTTCATCCCAGTGCAGCTCAACTGGCACAAGGCCCAAACTAAATCTTACACGGCTCTCACTGGGTCCTCTGGCTCTTCAGGTTTTAATGCTACATCTTATCGCAGACCAGAGAACTGTGACTCAAGCCTGAACAGGACCTACGCCATATCCACCTCTCTCATCAGCTTTTACATCCCTGTGGCCATCATGGTGGCCACCTACACCCAGATATACCGCATTGCCCACCGACAAATCAGGCGGATCTCTGCCCTGGAGCGAGCGGCCGAAAGTGCCAAGAACAGACACGACAGCATGGGCGGGGCCTCCAGCATCGCCGAGTCCGAGAGCTCTTTCAAAATGACGTTCAAGAGGGAGACCAAGGTGCTGAAGACGCTGTCCGTGATCATGGGGGTGTTTGTTTGCTGCTGGCTCCCATTCTTCATCCTCAACTGCATGGTGCCCTTCTGCGAGCAGTCGAGCGGAGGGGAGGCCTTCCCCTGCATCAGCCCCACCACGTTTGATGTGTTCGTGTGGTTCGGATGGGCTAATTCCTCCCTCAATCCCATCATCTATGCCTTCAATGCAGATTTCCGCAAGGCCTTCTCCATCCTGCTGGGCTGCCACAAACTGTATCCAGGAGGCCACAACATAGAGACGGTCAGTCTAAACAAGAAATGA